Proteins from one Pongo abelii isolate AG06213 chromosome 19, NHGRI_mPonAbe1-v2.0_pri, whole genome shotgun sequence genomic window:
- the LOC112129713 gene encoding small ribosomal subunit protein eS27 — MLLAKDLLHPSPEEEKRKHKKKRLVQSPNSYFMDVKCPGCYKITTVFSHAQTVVLCVGCSTVLCQPTGGKARLTEGCSFRRKQH, encoded by the coding sequence ATGCTTCTCGCAAAGGATCTCCTTCATCCCTCtccagaagaggagaagaggaaacaCAAGAAGAAACGCCTGGTGCAGAGCCCCAATTCCTACTTCATGGATGTGAAATGCCCAGGATGCTATAAAATCACCACGGTCTTTAGCCATGCACAAACGGTAGTTTTGTGTGTTGGCTGCTCCACTGTCCTCTGCCAGCCTACAGGAGGAAAAGCAAGGCTTACAGAAGGATGTTCCTTCAGGAGGAAGCAGCACTAA